The following coding sequences lie in one Thermosulfuriphilus ammonigenes genomic window:
- a CDS encoding NAD-dependent epimerase/dehydratase family protein: protein MILITGALGFVGRNLVLRLLETGREFVATDTWPEREARESFGGSFPYQSLDITNAEAVETAFSQTSPQYVIHLAAHPLPASIKEPVSNAQVNIIGSLNLLEASRRHEVKRVIFASASSIVGKVERNPVSEDQPCLPQTPYGVAKYAVEHYLRVFNQLYGLDYLVFRFFNVYGPHQRPESGALVPLVMSRIIRGEEVFVFGDGSVARDFVFVDDVVDFLIKALEVTTPTHRVLNLGTGRLTTIAQVIEMIGKVVGCRPKVVQKTPRPGEITNFSADTSRLREVFGQVPSTDLLSGLQKTFHWLKEEIG, encoded by the coding sequence GGCGGAATCTAGTTTTGAGGCTTCTTGAAACGGGGCGAGAGTTTGTGGCTACAGACACTTGGCCGGAGAGGGAGGCCAGAGAAAGCTTCGGGGGTTCATTCCCTTATCAGAGCCTTGATATTACCAATGCGGAGGCGGTGGAGACGGCCTTTTCTCAAACATCTCCACAATATGTGATTCACCTTGCCGCCCATCCCCTGCCGGCCTCGATTAAAGAGCCGGTAAGCAATGCCCAGGTAAATATTATCGGTAGCCTTAATCTGCTCGAGGCCTCCAGAAGACATGAGGTAAAAAGGGTAATCTTTGCCTCAGCTTCCTCCATTGTCGGAAAGGTGGAAAGAAATCCTGTCTCTGAGGATCAGCCATGTCTTCCTCAGACTCCTTATGGGGTGGCTAAGTACGCTGTAGAACACTATTTGCGAGTATTTAATCAACTCTACGGTCTGGATTATCTTGTTTTCCGTTTTTTTAACGTCTACGGTCCCCATCAGCGTCCAGAGAGCGGGGCACTCGTACCGCTGGTTATGAGCCGGATTATTCGAGGAGAAGAGGTCTTTGTCTTCGGAGATGGTTCCGTGGCCCGAGACTTCGTCTTTGTTGACGATGTGGTGGACTTCTTAATCAAGGCCCTGGAGGTAACCACCCCCACTCATCGGGTTCTTAATCTGGGGACAGGAAGACTGACTACAATCGCTCAAGTGATCGAAATGATCGGTAAGGTGGTTGGTTGCCGGCCTAAGGTGGTCCAAAAAACCCCAAGACCGGGGGAGATAACCAATTTCTCTGCCGATACATCCAGGTTGCGAGAGGTCTTTGGGCAAGTCCCGTCAACGGATCTTCTCTCCGGGCTCCAAAAGACTTTCCATTGGCTAAAGGAGGAGATTGGGTGA
- a CDS encoding DegT/DnrJ/EryC1/StrS family aminotransferase, which yields MSEKIFLMRPLVGQEELDLIGEVLESGFLTEGPQVAAFEEKVAAYLGVKYAIATTSCTTALELALWALGIGPGDEVIIPDFTYPATALAVYRLGATPVLVDVDPDTYNITPEAIIQARGPKTRAVIPVSLFGQPLSQEIYDTCCQLGLWVIEDAACSLGAAIQGKKTGTLAHLTCFSFHPRKVITTGEGGMVVTNDEHLAEKIRSLKRFGLRPLKTGLHFVDWGTNYKMSDVQGALGVVQMERLEAIVEDRIKKASYYQELLSGLSGILPPKIIQGGRHIFQTYACRLSEPQKRDPLRSFLAKRNIETQIGTFALHLEPAFLKTPRVGDLSNSELLYHSLIALPLHHQLTPEQQEQIVACIKDFLREDQT from the coding sequence GTGAGTGAAAAGATTTTTCTCATGCGTCCTCTGGTGGGCCAGGAGGAGCTGGATCTTATCGGTGAGGTTCTGGAGTCAGGTTTTCTTACCGAAGGACCTCAGGTGGCGGCCTTTGAGGAGAAGGTCGCCGCATATCTTGGTGTAAAGTATGCCATTGCTACTACTTCCTGTACCACAGCCTTGGAACTGGCCCTTTGGGCTCTGGGGATAGGGCCTGGGGATGAAGTCATCATTCCCGATTTTACCTATCCGGCCACGGCTTTGGCCGTCTATCGTCTGGGGGCCACTCCAGTCTTGGTAGATGTGGATCCGGATACCTATAACATTACTCCTGAAGCTATAATCCAGGCTCGAGGTCCCAAAACCAGGGCTGTAATTCCTGTTTCTCTCTTTGGGCAGCCCCTTTCTCAGGAGATATATGACACCTGTTGTCAACTGGGGCTTTGGGTGATTGAAGATGCTGCCTGTAGTCTAGGAGCGGCCATTCAAGGAAAGAAGACTGGGACTCTGGCTCATCTAACCTGTTTCTCCTTCCATCCTCGTAAGGTTATCACCACCGGAGAAGGGGGGATGGTGGTTACCAATGATGAACATCTGGCCGAAAAAATTCGTTCTCTTAAGAGGTTTGGTCTGCGGCCGCTGAAAACGGGCCTGCATTTTGTGGACTGGGGAACAAACTACAAAATGAGCGACGTTCAAGGGGCCTTAGGAGTGGTCCAGATGGAGAGACTGGAGGCCATTGTGGAAGACCGAATCAAAAAGGCCTCATACTATCAGGAACTTCTTTCCGGACTTTCGGGAATCCTTCCTCCCAAGATAATTCAGGGGGGCAGGCATATCTTTCAGACTTACGCTTGCAGGCTTTCTGAGCCTCAAAAGCGAGATCCTTTAAGATCTTTCCTTGCCAAGAGAAATATTGAAACTCAGATAGGTACCTTTGCCCTTCATCTTGAACCAGCTTTTTTAAAAACTCCTAGGGTGGGAGATCTCTCTAATTCTGAACTTCTTTATCATTCTTTGATAGCCTTGCCCCTTCATCATCAACTAACTCCTGAACAACAGGAACAAATAGTAGCCTGTATTAAGGATTTCCTAAGGGAGGATCAGACTTAG